One window of the Nocardia huaxiensis genome contains the following:
- a CDS encoding acyl-CoA carboxylase subunit beta, producing MSILRTSVDPNSADYQAAAEAMTAKLAEVEAEYAKNIAGGGPDKMARHRKRGKLTARERIELLIDEDSPFLELAPLAAWGSDFHVGASIIAGIGVVEGVECMIVAPDPTVKGGTSNPWTLRKNLRMNDIALENRLPVIGLVESGGADLPTQKEVFVPGGRMFRDLTRLSAAGIPTIALVFGNSTAGGAYIPGMSDYTVMIKERSKVFLGGPPLVKMATGEESDDESLGGAEMHARTSGLADYLAVDEQDAIRLGRSIVKRLNWQKKGPAARPIDQIIEPLYDQEELLGIVPGDLKIPFDPREVIARVVDGSDFDEFKPLYGSSLVTGWAELHGYPVGILANARGVLFSEEAQKAAQFIQLANQSNTPLLFLHNTTGYMVGKEYEQKGIIKHGAMMINAVSNSKVPHISLLMGASYGAGHYGMCGRAYDPRFVFAWPSAKSAVMGGAQLAGVISIVGRAANEARGIPFNEEQDAGLRAMIEAQIEAESLPMFMSGRLYDDGVIDPRDTRTVLGMALSAIHNSPIKGAEGFGVFRM from the coding sequence TTGAGTATTCTGCGCACTTCCGTAGACCCGAATTCGGCGGACTATCAGGCCGCCGCCGAGGCCATGACGGCCAAGCTCGCCGAGGTCGAGGCCGAGTACGCCAAGAACATCGCGGGCGGCGGCCCGGACAAGATGGCGCGGCATCGCAAGCGCGGCAAGCTGACCGCGCGTGAGCGCATCGAACTGCTCATCGACGAGGATTCGCCGTTCCTGGAGCTGGCGCCGCTGGCCGCCTGGGGCAGCGACTTCCACGTGGGCGCGAGCATCATCGCCGGTATCGGCGTGGTCGAAGGCGTCGAGTGCATGATCGTGGCGCCGGATCCGACGGTCAAGGGCGGCACCTCGAATCCGTGGACGCTGCGGAAGAACCTGCGCATGAACGACATCGCGCTGGAGAACCGGCTGCCGGTGATCGGCCTGGTGGAGTCCGGTGGCGCGGATCTGCCGACGCAGAAAGAGGTCTTCGTCCCCGGCGGGCGCATGTTCCGGGATCTGACCCGGCTGTCTGCCGCCGGAATCCCCACCATCGCACTGGTTTTCGGCAACTCGACCGCCGGTGGCGCGTACATCCCCGGCATGTCCGACTACACGGTCATGATCAAGGAGCGCTCCAAGGTGTTCCTGGGCGGCCCGCCGCTGGTCAAGATGGCCACCGGTGAGGAGTCCGACGACGAGTCGCTCGGCGGCGCCGAAATGCACGCCCGCACTTCGGGTCTCGCCGACTACCTGGCCGTGGACGAACAGGACGCCATCCGGCTCGGCCGCTCCATTGTCAAGCGCCTGAACTGGCAGAAGAAGGGCCCGGCGGCGCGGCCGATCGATCAGATCATCGAACCGCTGTACGACCAGGAGGAACTGCTCGGCATCGTGCCGGGTGACCTCAAGATCCCATTCGACCCGCGTGAGGTCATCGCCCGCGTGGTGGACGGGTCGGATTTCGACGAGTTCAAGCCGCTGTACGGCTCCAGCCTGGTGACGGGATGGGCTGAGCTGCACGGGTATCCGGTCGGCATTCTGGCCAATGCCCGCGGTGTGCTGTTCTCCGAGGAGGCGCAGAAGGCGGCCCAGTTCATCCAGCTGGCCAACCAGTCCAACACGCCACTGCTGTTCCTGCACAACACGACCGGTTACATGGTCGGCAAGGAGTACGAGCAGAAGGGCATCATCAAGCACGGCGCGATGATGATCAATGCCGTCTCGAACTCGAAGGTGCCGCACATTTCGCTGCTCATGGGCGCGTCCTACGGTGCGGGCCACTACGGCATGTGCGGTCGCGCCTACGATCCGCGGTTCGTATTCGCCTGGCCGAGTGCGAAATCCGCCGTCATGGGCGGTGCACAGCTGGCGGGCGTCATCTCCATCGTCGGTCGCGCGGCCAATGAGGCACGGGGGATCCCGTTCAACGAGGAGCAGGACGCGGGGCTACGCGCCATGATCGAGGCGCAGATCGAGGCCGAATCGCTGCCCATGTTCATGTCGGGCCGCCTGTACGACGACGGCGTCATCGACCCGCGCGACACCCGCACGGTATTGGGAATGGCCTTGTCCGCCATCCACAATTCCCCGATCAAGGGCGCCGAGGGCTTCGGCGTCTTCCGGATGTGA
- a CDS encoding acyl-CoA dehydrogenase family protein: MTGYVNPWTTPERRELRATVRGFVEREVLPHLDDWERQGEIPRDLHKKAGALGLLGIQFPEAVGGSGGDGIDAAIVCEEMHYAGGSGGLFSSLFTCGIAVPHIIASGNADHIDRWVKPTLAGEKIGSLAITEPGGGSDVGHLTTSAVRDGDEFVVNGAKTFITSGVRADYVVTAVRTGGPGAAGVSLLVVEKGTPGFTVSRKLEKMGWLASDTAELSYVDVRVPVSNLVGPENSGFAQIAAAFVSERVGLAAQAYGHAQRCLDLTLQWCRDRETFGRPLISRQAVQNTLSEMARRIDVARVYTHHVVERAANGETDLIAEVCFAKNTAVETAEWVAHQAVQLFGGLGYMRESEVERHYRDVRILGIGGGTNEILTSLAAKRLGFQS, encoded by the coding sequence ATGACCGGATACGTGAATCCGTGGACGACCCCCGAGCGGCGCGAATTGCGCGCCACCGTACGGGGTTTCGTCGAGCGCGAGGTGCTCCCGCACCTCGACGACTGGGAGCGGCAGGGTGAGATCCCGCGCGACCTGCACAAGAAGGCCGGGGCGCTGGGGCTGCTGGGCATCCAGTTCCCGGAGGCCGTCGGCGGATCCGGTGGTGACGGTATCGACGCCGCGATCGTGTGCGAGGAGATGCACTACGCGGGCGGCTCGGGCGGCCTGTTCTCCTCGCTGTTCACCTGCGGTATCGCGGTGCCGCACATTATCGCCTCGGGCAATGCCGACCACATCGACCGCTGGGTGAAGCCGACCCTCGCGGGCGAGAAGATCGGGTCCCTGGCCATTACCGAACCCGGCGGCGGCTCGGATGTCGGGCACCTCACCACCAGTGCCGTGCGGGACGGCGACGAGTTCGTGGTGAACGGGGCAAAGACCTTCATCACCTCCGGCGTCCGCGCCGACTACGTGGTGACGGCCGTGCGCACCGGCGGCCCTGGCGCGGCCGGTGTTTCGCTGCTGGTCGTCGAGAAGGGCACACCCGGCTTCACCGTCAGCCGCAAGCTGGAGAAGATGGGCTGGCTGGCCTCCGACACCGCTGAACTCTCGTATGTCGATGTGCGCGTGCCGGTTTCGAATCTGGTCGGCCCGGAGAACTCCGGATTCGCGCAGATCGCCGCTGCTTTCGTGAGCGAGCGGGTGGGCCTGGCCGCGCAGGCGTACGGGCACGCGCAGCGCTGCCTGGACCTGACGCTGCAATGGTGCCGCGACCGTGAGACTTTCGGCCGCCCGCTCATTTCCCGCCAGGCTGTGCAGAACACGCTGTCGGAGATGGCGCGCCGTATCGATGTCGCCCGCGTCTACACCCACCACGTGGTGGAGCGGGCGGCGAACGGCGAAACCGATCTGATCGCCGAGGTGTGCTTCGCCAAGAACACCGCCGTGGAAACCGCCGAATGGGTTGCCCACCAAGCGGTTCAGCTGTTCGGCGGCCTCGGCTACATGCGTGAGTCCGAAGTGGAGCGGCACTACCGGGATGTGCGCATCCTCGGTATCGGCGGCGGCACCAACGAAATCCTGACCAGCCTCGCGGCCAAGCGATTGGGGTTCCAGTCTTGA
- a CDS encoding acyclic terpene utilization AtuA family protein has product MSQLAENPDVLRIGNCSGFYGDRLSAMREMLEGGQLDVLTGDYLAELTMLILGRDRMKDVNLGYAKTFVKQIEDCLGLALEQKVRIVANAGGLNPAGLAERLGQVAEKLGLAPKIAYVTGDDLVARAGELGLGAPLTANAYLGAWGIAEALNAGADIVVTGRVTDAALVVGPAAAHFGWGRADFDQLAGAVVAGHVIECSTQATGGNFAFFTEIADMRRPGFPIAEVRRDGSSVITKHAGTGGAVTVDTVEAQLMYEIQGARYAGPDVTTRLDTIELSQEGPDRVLISGVRGEAPPPQLKVSLNTIGGFRNEMVFVLTGLDIEAKAQLAQQQLESWLPVRPAELEWTLSRLDRPDAETEEQASALLRCVARDSDPNKVGRGFANVAVELALASFPGFSLTSLPGNGGPYGVFTPGYVDAAQVPHTVVLPDGTRTEIAPSETTLALAEVTEPALPQPLPRGETKRVPLGTIALARSGDKGGNANIGVWVRTDEQWRWLVHALTVDELRLLLPETAKLPITRHVLPNLRAVNFIVEGILGQGVAYQARFDPQAKGLGEWLRSRHIDIPVELLS; this is encoded by the coding sequence ATGAGTCAGCTCGCCGAGAACCCGGACGTCCTCCGGATCGGCAACTGTTCGGGCTTTTACGGCGATCGGCTCAGCGCCATGCGCGAGATGCTCGAGGGCGGGCAGCTCGACGTGCTCACCGGCGACTATCTGGCCGAGCTCACCATGCTGATCCTGGGCCGGGACCGCATGAAGGACGTGAACCTCGGCTACGCCAAGACCTTCGTGAAGCAGATCGAGGACTGTCTCGGCCTCGCGCTGGAGCAGAAGGTGCGGATCGTCGCCAATGCGGGCGGCCTGAATCCCGCCGGACTGGCCGAGCGCCTCGGGCAGGTGGCCGAAAAGCTCGGGCTCGCACCGAAGATCGCGTATGTGACCGGTGACGACCTGGTGGCGCGGGCCGGTGAGCTCGGCCTGGGCGCACCGCTCACCGCCAACGCCTACCTGGGCGCGTGGGGCATCGCGGAAGCCCTGAACGCGGGCGCGGACATCGTGGTGACCGGCCGGGTCACCGACGCCGCGCTGGTGGTCGGACCGGCTGCGGCCCACTTCGGCTGGGGCCGAGCGGATTTCGATCAGCTGGCCGGGGCCGTGGTGGCGGGGCACGTGATCGAATGCTCGACGCAGGCCACGGGCGGCAACTTCGCGTTCTTCACCGAGATCGCGGACATGAGGCGGCCCGGCTTCCCCATCGCGGAGGTGCGGCGGGACGGCAGCAGCGTCATCACCAAGCACGCGGGCACCGGGGGAGCGGTCACCGTGGACACGGTGGAAGCCCAGCTCATGTACGAGATCCAGGGCGCGCGCTACGCCGGCCCGGATGTGACCACGCGGTTGGACACCATCGAGCTCAGCCAGGAGGGCCCGGATCGGGTGCTCATCAGCGGCGTGCGCGGGGAGGCCCCGCCGCCGCAGCTGAAGGTGTCGCTCAATACCATCGGCGGCTTCCGCAACGAGATGGTCTTCGTGCTCACCGGCCTCGATATCGAGGCGAAAGCCCAACTGGCGCAACAGCAGCTGGAATCGTGGCTGCCGGTGCGGCCCGCCGAGCTGGAGTGGACGCTGTCGCGTCTGGACCGGCCCGACGCCGAGACCGAGGAGCAGGCCAGCGCGCTGTTGCGCTGTGTCGCACGCGATTCCGATCCGAACAAGGTGGGGCGAGGCTTCGCGAATGTGGCGGTGGAACTGGCGCTGGCCAGCTTCCCGGGCTTCTCGCTGACCTCATTGCCGGGCAACGGTGGACCGTACGGCGTGTTCACGCCGGGGTATGTGGATGCGGCGCAGGTGCCGCACACGGTGGTGCTGCCGGACGGTACCCGCACCGAGATCGCGCCGTCGGAAACCACCCTCGCGCTGGCCGAGGTCACCGAACCCGCACTGCCGCAGCCGCTTCCGCGTGGCGAGACCAAGCGCGTGCCGCTGGGCACGATCGCGCTGGCCCGCTCCGGCGACAAGGGCGGCAATGCCAATATCGGCGTCTGGGTGCGCACCGACGAGCAGTGGCGCTGGCTGGTGCACGCGCTGACCGTCGACGAATTGCGCCTGCTGCTGCCGGAAACCGCGAAACTGCCCATCACCCGGCATGTGCTGCCGAATCTGCGGGCCGTGAACTTCATTGTCGAAGGCATTCTGGGTCAGGGCGTGGCCTATCAGGCGCGTTTCGATCCGCAGGCGAAGGGGCTCGGCGAATGGCTGCGGTCCCGGCACATCGATATCCCCGTGGAGTTGCTGTCATGA
- a CDS encoding adenylate/guanylate cyclase domain-containing protein — MNAANQRGDIIGAIRKARENLPGDPAFGDPLSVSGPGGVRAVARAADKLVGDSPSAARELGLGALQVWQAMLERVGKGRGSQEITIMFTDLVAFSSWSLAAGDEATLELLRRVAKAIEPPIVDRGGQVVKRMGDGVMAVFPSADRAVRAAVAAKENLSGVSLDGYRPQMRMGLHTGSPREIGGDWLGVDVTIAARMMEAGGNGNTMLSNATLDALKPETLEELGFGVKPYRRSFFASPLSGVPEDLRIFRLEAE; from the coding sequence GTGAACGCCGCCAACCAGCGCGGCGACATCATCGGCGCCATCCGCAAGGCCCGCGAGAACCTGCCCGGTGATCCGGCGTTCGGGGATCCGCTGTCGGTGTCCGGTCCCGGCGGGGTGCGGGCCGTGGCTCGCGCCGCCGACAAGCTGGTGGGCGATTCGCCCAGCGCCGCACGCGAATTGGGCCTGGGTGCGCTGCAGGTCTGGCAGGCCATGCTGGAGCGGGTCGGCAAGGGCCGCGGCAGCCAGGAGATCACCATCATGTTCACCGACCTGGTGGCCTTCTCCAGCTGGTCGCTCGCCGCGGGCGACGAGGCCACCCTGGAACTGCTGCGCCGGGTCGCGAAGGCCATCGAACCGCCCATCGTCGATCGCGGCGGCCAGGTCGTGAAACGCATGGGCGACGGCGTCATGGCCGTGTTCCCGTCCGCCGACCGGGCCGTCCGCGCGGCCGTGGCGGCCAAGGAGAACCTGTCCGGCGTCAGCCTGGACGGTTACCGCCCGCAGATGCGCATGGGCCTGCACACCGGCAGCCCGCGCGAGATCGGCGGCGACTGGCTGGGTGTGGACGTGACGATCGCGGCCCGCATGATGGAGGCCGGCGGCAACGGCAACACCATGCTCTCCAATGCCACGCTCGACGCCCTGAAGCCGGAGACATTGGAGGAGCTCGGTTTCGGCGTCAAGCCGTATCGTCGCAGCTTCTTCGCGAGCCCGCTCAGCGGCGTCCCCGAGGACCTGCGCATCTTCCGCCTGGAAGCGGAGTAG
- a CDS encoding ABC transporter permease — MGVLASERIKLTSTRSPWWCAALTAVFALGLALAFAAIANSSQDPDATGDETANSLSGIGITGLSQGMPGFGYLMIMIMATLAVTSEYRFGTIKASFLATPHRTTVLLAKAGLMAALSAVLCAVLTFLSFFIFKGILDNRFSDSLSLTNGNLHIFYAVPIFIVLVVFLAVGVGALIRQSAGALSLLLVWPVVLEPMAAAFGEKGRQLQVLLPFQNAGRFLGTASDELPWHWGQWGGLIYFTVFVAIVFGAALYVVNQRDA, encoded by the coding sequence ATGGGAGTGCTCGCATCGGAACGAATCAAACTCACCTCGACTCGTTCGCCGTGGTGGTGTGCCGCGCTGACCGCGGTGTTCGCGCTCGGTCTGGCCCTGGCCTTCGCGGCCATCGCGAATTCGTCGCAGGACCCGGATGCCACGGGTGACGAAACCGCGAATTCGCTGTCGGGCATCGGCATTACGGGCCTGTCGCAGGGTATGCCGGGCTTCGGCTACCTGATGATCATGATCATGGCGACGCTGGCGGTGACCAGCGAATACCGCTTCGGCACCATCAAGGCGTCGTTCCTGGCCACCCCGCACCGGACGACGGTGCTGCTGGCCAAGGCCGGTCTGATGGCCGCGCTGTCGGCGGTGCTGTGCGCGGTGCTGACCTTCCTGAGCTTCTTCATCTTCAAGGGCATCCTGGACAACCGCTTCAGCGACAGCCTGAGCCTGACCAATGGCAACCTGCACATCTTCTACGCGGTGCCGATCTTCATCGTGCTGGTGGTGTTCCTGGCGGTCGGTGTGGGCGCGCTCATCCGGCAGTCGGCGGGTGCGCTGTCGCTGCTGCTGGTGTGGCCGGTGGTGCTGGAGCCGATGGCGGCGGCCTTCGGCGAGAAGGGTCGTCAGCTCCAGGTGCTGCTGCCGTTCCAGAACGCGGGCCGTTTCCTCGGTACGGCGAGTGACGAACTGCCGTGGCACTGGGGTCAGTGGGGCGGCCTGATCTACTTCACCGTTTTCGTCGCCATTGTTTTCGGAGCCGCGTTGTACGTGGTCAACCAGCGCGACGCCTAG
- a CDS encoding ABC transporter ATP-binding protein: MIELRGLTKHYGQTVAVSDLSFTVRPGQVTGFLGPNGAGKSTTMRMILGLDTPTSGSALIDGKPYHDLDKPLTKVGALLDAKWVHPNRSARSHLRWMAASNDIPASRVEEVLRLVGLSEVAGKNAGGFSLGMSQRLGLAGALLGDPGVLLFDEPVNGLDPEGILWIRRFMQRLAAEGRTVLVSSHLLSEMAQTAEHLVVIGRGRLIADTTTKDFIEKASEQSVRVRSPQLDQLRSLLTSSGMTVREEGADPEGRQALVVAGVTSDAVGKLAGANDITLFELSPQRASLEEAFMRMTGGAVQYHGAGAGFDDVMGGAL; this comes from the coding sequence ATGATCGAACTGAGGGGCCTGACCAAACATTACGGCCAGACCGTCGCGGTGTCGGATCTGTCGTTCACGGTCCGTCCGGGGCAGGTGACCGGCTTTCTCGGCCCGAACGGCGCCGGCAAGTCGACCACCATGCGCATGATCCTGGGGTTGGACACGCCGACCTCCGGTTCGGCGCTCATCGACGGCAAGCCGTACCACGACCTGGACAAGCCGCTGACCAAGGTCGGCGCGCTGCTGGACGCGAAGTGGGTGCATCCCAATCGTTCCGCGCGCTCACACCTGCGCTGGATGGCCGCGTCCAACGACATCCCCGCGTCCCGCGTGGAGGAGGTGCTGCGCCTGGTCGGCCTGTCCGAGGTGGCCGGGAAGAACGCGGGCGGTTTCTCGCTCGGCATGTCGCAGCGCCTCGGCCTGGCGGGCGCCCTGCTCGGCGATCCGGGCGTGCTGCTGTTCGACGAGCCGGTGAACGGTCTGGACCCGGAGGGCATTCTCTGGATCCGCCGTTTCATGCAGCGTCTGGCCGCGGAGGGCCGCACCGTGCTGGTGTCGAGCCACCTGCTGTCGGAGATGGCGCAGACCGCCGAGCATCTGGTGGTGATCGGCCGCGGTCGCCTCATCGCCGATACGACGACCAAGGACTTCATCGAGAAGGCTTCGGAACAGTCTGTGCGCGTGCGCAGTCCGCAGCTGGATCAGCTGCGCAGCCTGCTCACCTCCAGCGGTATGACCGTGCGCGAGGAGGGCGCCGATCCGGAGGGTCGGCAGGCGCTCGTGGTGGCCGGTGTCACCAGTGACGCGGTCGGAAAACTGGCCGGCGCCAATGACATCACGCTGTTCGAACTGTCCCCGCAGCGCGCGTCGCTGGAGGAGGCGTTCATGCGGATGACGGGTGGTGCGGTCCAATACCACGGTGCCGGAGCCGGTTTCGACGACGTGATGGGAGGTGCGCTCTGA
- a CDS encoding thiazole synthase, which yields MSPLVIAGRSFGSRLIMGTGGAESLSILEEALVASGTELTTVAMRRVDAAGGTGVLDLLKRLEIAPLPNTAGCRTAAEAVLTAQLAREALETDWVKLEVIADERTLLPDAIELVSAAEQLVDDGFTVLPYTTDDPVLARRLEDAGCAAVMPLGSPIGTGLGIGNPHNIEMIVADAKVPVILDAGIGTASDAALAMELGCSAVLLATAVTRARQPALMAKAMAHAVEAGWQARQAGRIPKRFWAQASSPSL from the coding sequence ATGTCCCCGCTGGTGATCGCGGGCCGCTCCTTCGGTTCCCGCCTGATCATGGGAACCGGTGGCGCGGAGAGCCTTTCGATCCTCGAGGAGGCCCTGGTCGCCTCCGGCACCGAACTCACCACCGTCGCCATGCGCCGCGTCGACGCGGCAGGCGGCACCGGCGTCCTGGACCTGCTCAAGCGCCTGGAGATCGCCCCGCTGCCCAATACGGCCGGCTGCCGCACCGCCGCCGAGGCCGTCCTCACCGCCCAGCTGGCCCGCGAGGCCCTCGAAACCGACTGGGTGAAGCTGGAAGTCATCGCCGACGAGCGCACCCTGCTCCCGGATGCGATCGAATTGGTCAGCGCCGCAGAGCAATTGGTGGACGACGGTTTCACCGTCCTGCCCTACACCACCGACGACCCGGTCCTGGCCCGTCGCCTCGAGGATGCCGGTTGCGCCGCCGTCATGCCCCTGGGTTCCCCCATCGGCACCGGCCTGGGCATCGGCAATCCGCACAATATCGAGATGATCGTCGCCGACGCGAAGGTCCCCGTCATCCTCGACGCGGGCATCGGCACCGCCAGCGACGCTGCCCTCGCCATGGAACTCGGCTGCTCGGCCGTCCTGCTCGCGACCGCGGTGACCCGCGCCCGGCAGCCCGCGCTGATGGCCAAGGCCATGGCCCACGCCGTCGAGGCCGGTTGGCAGGCCCGCCAGGCCGGCCGCATCCCCAAGCGCTTCTGGGCGCAGGCGTCGTCCCCGTCGCTCTGA
- the thiS gene encoding sulfur carrier protein ThiS — translation MTIPTAITVNGAEHSFAEPPTLREVLEQLNLPCQGVAVAVDGALYPKSQWDEPVGRGWEIEVLTAVQGG, via the coding sequence ATGACCATCCCGACCGCCATCACGGTGAACGGCGCGGAGCACAGCTTCGCCGAGCCACCCACCCTGCGTGAGGTCCTGGAGCAGCTGAACCTCCCGTGTCAGGGCGTGGCGGTGGCCGTGGACGGCGCGCTGTACCCGAAGTCCCAGTGGGACGAGCCGGTCGGCCGCGGCTGGGAGATCGAGGTGCTGACGGCGGTGCAGGGTGGCTAG
- the thiO gene encoding glycine oxidase ThiO, with product MRTLAVVGGGVIGLSVAWRAAESGWAVTLFDPAVGSGASWVAGGMLAPLSEGWPGEDAALEFGAASLARWPEFATRLHVLTGAELFTADQTLTVALDGADAVDLRTIAEFVNPHELLRPEGADARDYELRLLDRAGVREVEPGLGRSIRAALLSPAEPAVDNRALVDALRQAAIAAGVELRAEKVSALDELTQDRIVLAAGAASAELWPGLPVRPVKGEILRLRRRPSAPQPPRRVIRARVHGRPIYLVPRRDGIVLGATQYEAGFDTAVTVAGVRDLITDAEAVFPGIGEYEFAEAIAGSRPGSPDNLPLIGALDDRVIAATGHGRNGILGVPVTADAVLALLAGNALPAAAAADPGRFSSAATISAGGLR from the coding sequence ATGCGGACTCTGGCCGTCGTCGGCGGCGGTGTGATCGGGCTGTCGGTGGCGTGGCGGGCTGCCGAATCGGGCTGGGCGGTCACGCTGTTCGATCCGGCGGTGGGGTCGGGGGCCTCCTGGGTGGCGGGCGGCATGCTCGCCCCGCTGTCGGAGGGGTGGCCGGGGGAGGACGCCGCACTCGAATTCGGGGCCGCTTCGCTGGCCCGCTGGCCGGAGTTCGCGACCCGGCTGCACGTGCTCACCGGGGCCGAACTGTTCACGGCCGACCAGACCCTGACGGTGGCGTTGGATGGTGCCGACGCGGTCGATCTGCGCACCATCGCCGAGTTCGTGAATCCGCACGAGTTGCTGCGTCCCGAGGGGGCGGACGCGCGCGACTACGAATTGCGGCTGCTGGACCGTGCCGGGGTGCGGGAGGTCGAACCGGGGCTGGGGCGGAGTATTCGGGCCGCGCTGCTGTCACCGGCCGAACCGGCGGTCGACAATCGCGCCCTGGTCGACGCTTTGCGGCAGGCTGCCATCGCGGCGGGGGTCGAGTTGCGGGCCGAAAAGGTAAGCGCCCTGGACGAATTGACGCAGGATCGGATTGTGCTCGCCGCCGGTGCGGCCTCCGCCGAGCTGTGGCCGGGGTTGCCGGTGCGGCCGGTGAAGGGTGAGATTCTGCGCTTGCGCCGCAGGCCGAGTGCGCCGCAGCCGCCGCGCCGGGTGATCCGGGCGCGGGTGCACGGCCGTCCTATATATCTTGTGCCGAGGCGTGACGGGATCGTGCTGGGTGCCACACAATACGAGGCGGGGTTCGACACCGCCGTCACCGTGGCCGGGGTGCGTGACCTCATCACCGATGCCGAGGCGGTGTTTCCGGGCATCGGCGAGTACGAGTTCGCGGAGGCCATTGCCGGTTCCCGTCCGGGTTCGCCCGACAATCTGCCGCTCATCGGCGCGCTCGACGATCGTGTGATCGCCGCGACCGGCCACGGCCGCAATGGCATTCTCGGCGTCCCGGTGACCGCCGATGCAGTGCTGGCCCTGCTGGCGGGCAACGCCCTGCCGGCGGCCGCGGCCGCCGACCCGGGCCGTTTTTCTTCCGCCGCAACGATTTCCGCAGGAGGACTTCGATGA
- the thiE gene encoding thiamine phosphate synthase: MQLSHPNRPVPPRERLASARLYLCTDARREKGDLAAFAEAALAGGVDIIQLRDKGSAGEKEFGPLEPKAELGALAELKAAARRHGALFAVNDRADIALAAGADVLHLGQNDLPPWYARRILGPDVVIGRSTHNRNQAGLAAIDEHIDYFCTGPIWATPTKPGRQAAGLELIRSTADAHTKRPWFAIGGIDDQRLPEVLSAGATRVVVVRAITAAHDPEAAARALKQRILDNVAP; encoded by the coding sequence GTGCAACTCTCCCACCCGAACCGGCCTGTGCCCCCGCGCGAGCGCCTCGCGTCCGCGCGCCTGTACCTGTGCACCGACGCGCGCCGGGAGAAGGGCGACCTCGCCGCCTTCGCCGAAGCCGCCCTGGCCGGCGGCGTCGACATCATCCAGCTGCGGGACAAGGGCTCGGCCGGAGAGAAAGAGTTCGGCCCCCTCGAGCCGAAGGCCGAACTCGGCGCGCTGGCCGAACTGAAGGCCGCCGCCCGCCGCCACGGCGCCCTGTTCGCGGTGAACGACCGCGCCGACATCGCCCTCGCGGCAGGCGCGGATGTCCTGCATCTCGGCCAGAACGACCTCCCGCCCTGGTACGCCCGCCGCATCCTCGGCCCCGATGTCGTCATCGGCCGCTCCACCCACAACCGGAACCAAGCCGGTCTGGCCGCCATCGATGAGCACATCGACTACTTCTGCACCGGCCCCATCTGGGCCACCCCCACCAAACCCGGCCGCCAAGCCGCCGGCCTCGAGCTGATCCGCTCCACCGCCGACGCCCACACCAAACGCCCCTGGTTCGCCATCGGCGGCATCGACGATCAGCGTCTGCCGGAGGTCCTGTCCGCAGGTGCGACTCGCGTCGTCGTGGTCCGGGCGATCACCGCGGCACACGACCCGGAAGCAGCGGCACGCGCACTCAAGCAGCGAATTCTCGACAACGTCGCCCCGTAA